One part of the Fusobacterium pseudoperiodonticum genome encodes these proteins:
- a CDS encoding LysE family translocator: MDTTIFKGMIMGFILSLPFGPVGIYCMELTIIEGRWKGYITALGMVTIDMVYSTVALLFLSGVKEYIVKYENYLSLIIGLFLLVISIRKLLTKIELKDINVDFKSMLQNYLTGAGFAIVNISSILVIATVFTVLKVLDDGNTSPPTTYMEAILGVGIGGTSLWFLTTYVMSHFRKLFGKEKLIKIIKIANVTIFILALAIIFYAIKKIIN; the protein is encoded by the coding sequence TTGGATACTACAATTTTTAAAGGGATGATAATGGGATTTATTTTATCTTTACCCTTTGGTCCTGTTGGGATTTACTGTATGGAGCTCACCATCATTGAGGGAAGATGGAAGGGTTATATTACAGCATTGGGTATGGTAACTATTGATATGGTTTATTCAACAGTTGCCTTGTTATTTCTCTCAGGGGTTAAAGAATATATAGTAAAGTATGAAAACTATCTATCTTTAATCATAGGATTATTTTTATTAGTTATTTCAATAAGAAAACTTCTTACCAAGATAGAGTTAAAAGATATAAATGTGGATTTTAAAAGTATGTTACAAAATTATTTAACAGGAGCAGGTTTTGCAATAGTAAATATTTCAAGTATTTTAGTCATTGCGACGGTATTCACTGTTTTAAAAGTTTTAGATGATGGAAACACTTCTCCACCAACAACCTATATGGAAGCTATATTGGGAGTAGGAATTGGTGGAACAAGTTTATGGTTTCTTACAACATATGTAATGTCACATTTTAGAAAACTTTTTGGTAAAGAAAAACTAATTAAAATAATCAAGATAGCAAATGTAACTATATTTATTTTAGCATTAGCTATAATATTTTATGCAATTAAGAAGATAATAAATTAG
- a CDS encoding peptidase U32 family protein, whose product MKIVAPAGNMERFYSAISATADEIYLGLKGFGARRNAENFTVEELKKAIDYAHLRGSRIFLTLNTIMTNREIELLYPTLKELYNYGLDAIIVQDLGYAEYLHKNFPSIEIHGSTQMTVANHYEINYLKELGFKRIVLPRELSFEEIKEIRENTDMELEIFVSGSLCISFSGNCYMSSFIGGRSGNRGMCAQPCRKEYKTSCGEKSYFLSPKDQLYGFDEIKKLQEIGVESIKVEGRMKDVSYVYETVSYFRSLINGIDKEENTHKLFNRGYSKGYFYNSDKAIMNRDYSYNMGEKIGEILGKNIRLDEDIVSGDGVTFVSKDYKNLGGTYIGKINVANVKEDRKIAYKNEKLILNFPEGTKYIFRNYNKRLNDEISKKLKNTDKKLEINFDFTAKLNEKLNLKIYLEDENGNRILNLEEISETLTQKAQKRAISEEDIKEKLSEIGDSEFTVKNIKVDIDEDIFIPLSELKNLKRTAVEKFREEILSYFRRDLDSELKANNQEYFKLEIEKDEPKDVEIRVIVSNEEQRSFLEKVKDEYNISEIYDRTYDIAKQSKLNQHNLDNKLASNLYELLENKNSSVMLNWNMNIVNSYTISVLERIKKLESFIVSPEINFAKIRELGKTRLKKALLVYSKLKGMTIDVDIAENKDEVITNKENDRFNIIRNEYGTEIFLDKPLNIINIEEDIKKLNVDIIVLEFTTETIDEIRKVLKQLKTRKGEYREYNYKRGVY is encoded by the coding sequence ATGAAAATTGTAGCACCTGCAGGTAATATGGAGAGGTTCTATTCTGCTATTAGTGCAACAGCTGACGAAATATACCTAGGTTTAAAAGGTTTTGGAGCAAGAAGAAATGCTGAAAACTTTACAGTGGAAGAATTAAAAAAGGCAATAGATTATGCCCATTTAAGAGGAAGTAGAATATTCTTAACTCTTAATACTATAATGACTAATAGGGAGATAGAGCTTCTATATCCAACTTTAAAAGAGTTGTATAATTATGGTTTAGATGCAATAATAGTTCAAGATTTAGGTTATGCAGAATACTTGCATAAAAATTTTCCTAGTATAGAAATTCATGGTAGTACACAGATGACTGTTGCCAACCATTATGAAATCAATTATTTGAAGGAATTAGGTTTCAAAAGAATAGTTTTACCTAGAGAATTGAGTTTTGAAGAGATAAAAGAAATCAGAGAAAATACAGATATGGAGCTTGAAATCTTTGTTTCTGGCTCACTGTGTATATCATTTTCTGGTAATTGCTATATGAGTAGCTTCATAGGTGGAAGAAGTGGTAATCGTGGAATGTGCGCCCAACCTTGTAGAAAAGAATACAAGACTTCTTGTGGAGAAAAATCATATTTTTTAAGTCCTAAAGACCAGTTATATGGTTTTGATGAAATAAAAAAACTACAAGAAATCGGAGTAGAAAGTATAAAAGTTGAAGGAAGAATGAAAGATGTTTCCTATGTCTATGAGACAGTTTCTTATTTTAGAAGCTTAATAAATGGAATAGATAAAGAAGAAAACACTCATAAATTATTCAATAGAGGTTATTCAAAGGGATATTTCTACAACAGTGATAAAGCCATTATGAATAGAGATTATTCATATAATATGGGTGAAAAAATAGGAGAAATTCTAGGAAAGAATATAAGATTAGATGAAGATATAGTTTCAGGAGATGGGGTAACCTTTGTCTCTAAGGACTATAAAAATCTTGGTGGAACATATATAGGAAAGATAAATGTAGCTAATGTAAAAGAAGATAGAAAAATAGCTTATAAAAATGAAAAATTAATCTTAAATTTTCCAGAAGGAACAAAGTATATTTTTAGAAATTACAATAAAAGATTAAATGATGAAATTTCAAAAAAATTAAAAAATACAGATAAAAAATTAGAAATAAATTTTGACTTCACTGCAAAATTAAATGAGAAATTAAATTTAAAAATTTATTTAGAAGATGAAAATGGAAATAGAATTTTAAATTTAGAAGAAATCTCTGAAACTTTAACTCAAAAAGCACAGAAAAGAGCAATAAGCGAAGAGGATATAAAGGAAAAGTTATCTGAAATAGGTGACAGTGAATTTACTGTTAAAAATATTAAAGTTGATATAGATGAAGATATTTTTATTCCCCTATCAGAATTAAAAAATTTAAAAAGAACAGCTGTTGAAAAGTTTAGAGAAGAGATACTTTCATATTTTAGAAGAGATTTAGACAGTGAATTAAAAGCAAATAATCAAGAATATTTTAAATTAGAGATAGAAAAAGATGAACCTAAAGATGTAGAAATAAGGGTTATTGTTTCTAATGAGGAACAAAGAAGCTTTTTAGAAAAAGTAAAAGATGAATATAACATAAGTGAAATATATGATAGAACTTATGATATAGCTAAACAGTCTAAGTTAAATCAACATAATTTAGATAATAAATTGGCTTCTAATCTCTATGAGTTATTAGAAAATAAAAATTCATCTGTTATGTTGAATTGGAATATGAATATAGTAAATTCCTATACTATCTCAGTCTTAGAGAGAATAAAAAAACTAGAAAGTTTTATAGTCTCACCTGAAATAAACTTTGCTAAGATAAGAGAATTAGGAAAGACAAGATTAAAAAAGGCTTTGCTAGTTTATTCAAAGTTAAAAGGAATGACTATAGATGTGGACATAGCTGAGAATAAAGATGAAGTCATTACCAATAAAGAAAATGACAGATTTAATATTATCAGAAATGAATATGGTACAGAAATATTTTTAGATAAGCCACTTAATATCATCAATATAGAAGAAGATATTAAAAAACTAAATGTGGATATAATAGTTTTAGAATTTACTACTGAAACTATTGATGAAATAAGAAAAGTTTTAAAACAATTAAAGACAAGAAAAGGCGAATACAGAGAATATAACTATAAAAGGGGGGTGTATTGA
- a CDS encoding phosphatidylglycerophosphatase A family protein: MSGHNHKLIKNLATCFGLGEMSFMPGTFGTLGGIPIFLFLTYIKRFFINVMVYNSFYLVFLVTFFAIAVYVSDICEKEIFKKEDPQAVVIDEVLGFLTTLFLINPVGVKATLIAMGLAFVIFRILDITKIGPIYKSQNFGNGVGVVLDDFLAGIIGNFILVFIWTKFFY, from the coding sequence ATGTCAGGACATAATCATAAACTTATAAAAAACCTAGCCACTTGCTTCGGTTTAGGAGAAATGTCATTTATGCCAGGAACATTTGGAACTCTTGGAGGAATACCAATATTTTTATTCTTAACATATATTAAAAGATTTTTTATAAATGTAATGGTTTACAACTCATTTTACTTAGTATTTTTAGTTACATTCTTTGCTATAGCAGTCTATGTGTCAGATATATGTGAAAAAGAAATATTTAAAAAAGAAGACCCACAAGCAGTTGTAATCGATGAAGTTCTTGGGTTCTTGACTACCTTATTTTTAATCAATCCTGTTGGAGTAAAGGCAACTTTAATTGCTATGGGATTGGCATTTGTAATTTTTAGAATATTAGATATAACTAAAATAGGACCTATATATAAATCACAAAATTTTGGAAATGGTGTAGGAGTAGTCTTAGATGATTTCTTAGCTGGAATTATAGGAAATTTTATTCTAGTATTTATCTGGACAAAATTTTTCTATTAA
- a CDS encoding Dps family protein, which yields MKNKENLNRYLSNLAVLVTKTHNLHWNVVGARFKAIHEYTESLYDYYFEKFDDVAETFKMKGEYPLVKVADYLKHATVKELDAKDFTIPEVVASIKEDMELMLADAKKIREVANEEDDFTVANMMEDHIEYFVKQLWFIQAMSK from the coding sequence ATGAAAAACAAAGAAAATTTAAACAGATATTTATCAAATTTAGCGGTACTTGTAACAAAAACTCATAATTTACACTGGAATGTAGTTGGTGCAAGATTTAAAGCTATACATGAATATACAGAATCATTATATGATTATTACTTTGAAAAATTTGATGATGTTGCAGAAACATTTAAAATGAAAGGTGAATACCCTTTAGTAAAAGTTGCTGACTATTTAAAACATGCAACTGTTAAAGAATTAGATGCTAAAGATTTCACTATCCCAGAAGTAGTTGCTAGCATAAAAGAAGATATGGAATTAATGTTAGCAGATGCTAAAAAAATAAGAGAAGTTGCTAATGAAGAAGATGATTTCACAGTAGCTAATATGATGGAAGATCATATTGAATACTTCGTAAAACAATTATGGTTTATTCAAGCAATGTCTAAATAA
- the coaE gene encoding dephospho-CoA kinase (Dephospho-CoA kinase (CoaE) performs the final step in coenzyme A biosynthesis.), with the protein MIVGLTGGIASGKSTVSKYLAEKGFKVYDADKIAKDISEKKLVQEEIILNFGDKILTEDGKVDRKKLKEIVFADKDKLKKLNAIIHPKVIDFYRELKEKNTDETIIFDVPLLFESGIDKFCDKILVVISDYDVQLNRIVERDNIDKELASKIIKSQISNEERIKKADIVIENNTSLEELYEKVERFCEKI; encoded by the coding sequence ATGATAGTAGGTTTAACTGGTGGAATAGCCAGTGGTAAAAGTACTGTATCAAAATATTTAGCTGAAAAAGGTTTTAAAGTTTATGATGCAGATAAAATTGCAAAAGATATTTCAGAAAAAAAATTAGTTCAGGAAGAAATAATTTTAAATTTTGGAGATAAAATTTTAACTGAAGATGGAAAAGTTGATAGAAAAAAATTAAAAGAAATAGTTTTTGCTGATAAAGATAAATTAAAAAAATTAAATGCTATAATACATCCAAAAGTTATTGATTTCTATAGAGAATTAAAAGAAAAAAATACAGATGAAACGATAATTTTTGACGTTCCCTTACTTTTCGAAAGTGGAATAGACAAATTTTGTGATAAAATATTAGTTGTTATTTCAGACTATGATGTACAATTAAATAGAATAGTCGAAAGAGATAATATAGACAAAGAACTTGCAAGTAAAATAATAAAATCTCAAATATCAAATGAAGAAAGAATAAAAAAAGCTGATATTGTTATAGAAAATAACACAAGTTTAGAAGAATTATATGAAAAAGTAGAAAGGTTTTGTGAAAAAATATGA
- a CDS encoding CinA family nicotinamide mononucleotide deamidase-related protein produces MKAGIFLVGTELLNGATIDTNSIYIAEELNKYGIEIEFKMTVRDVIDEIVKALKYAKKNVDLVILTGGLGPTDDDITKEAMAKFLKKKLIIDEKEKAELLKKYKSYGNLNKTNFKEVEKPEGAISFKNDVGMAPAVYIDGLVAFPGFPNELKNMFPKFLKHYVKENNLKTQIYIKDIITYGIGESTLENTVKDLFTEEDIFYEFLVKDYGTLIRLQTSSKNKKSVEKIVKKLYNRISEFIIGEDNDRIENTIYECLNSGKKTLTISTAESCTGGMIASKLIEVPGISENFIESIVSYSNEAKIKRLKVKKETLEKYGAVSEEVAREMLAGLKTDVAISTTGIAGPGGGTKEKPVGLVYIGIRVKDEVKIFRRELKGDRNKIRQRAMMHALYNLLKILK; encoded by the coding sequence ATGAAAGCAGGAATATTTTTAGTAGGAACGGAATTATTAAATGGAGCGACAATAGATACAAATAGTATCTATATAGCTGAAGAATTAAACAAATATGGAATAGAAATAGAATTTAAAATGACAGTTAGAGATGTCATAGATGAAATAGTAAAAGCTTTAAAATATGCTAAGAAGAATGTTGATTTAGTTATTTTAACAGGTGGTTTAGGACCTACTGATGATGATATAACTAAGGAAGCAATGGCAAAGTTTTTAAAGAAAAAGTTAATCATTGATGAAAAAGAAAAAGCAGAGCTTTTAAAGAAATATAAAAGTTATGGAAATCTGAATAAAACTAATTTTAAGGAAGTTGAAAAGCCTGAAGGAGCTATCAGTTTTAAAAATGATGTAGGTATGGCACCAGCAGTTTATATTGATGGGCTAGTTGCTTTTCCAGGTTTTCCAAATGAATTAAAAAATATGTTTCCTAAATTTTTAAAGCATTATGTTAAAGAAAATAATTTAAAAACTCAAATATATATCAAAGATATAATTACTTATGGTATAGGGGAAAGTACCCTTGAAAATACTGTAAAAGATTTATTCACCGAAGAAGATATATTCTATGAATTTTTAGTTAAGGACTATGGAACTCTAATAAGACTACAAACAAGTAGTAAAAACAAAAAGAGTGTAGAAAAAATTGTTAAAAAATTATATAATAGAATATCTGAGTTCATAATCGGGGAAGACAATGACAGAATAGAAAACACAATTTATGAATGTCTAAACTCGGGTAAAAAAACGCTTACAATTTCAACAGCAGAGTCTTGTACAGGTGGAATGATAGCTAGTAAGTTGATTGAAGTTCCAGGAATATCTGAAAACTTTATAGAAAGTATAGTTTCTTATTCAAATGAAGCTAAGATTAAAAGATTGAAAGTAAAAAAAGAAACTTTGGAAAAATATGGAGCTGTGAGTGAAGAGGTAGCAAGAGAAATGCTTGCAGGTCTAAAGACAGATGTTGCAATTTCAACTACTGGAATAGCAGGTCCTGGTGGAGGAACTAAAGAAAAACCTGTTGGGCTTGTATATATTGGAATTAGAGTAAAAGATGAAGTAAAGATTTTTAGAAGAGAATTAAAAGGTGATAGAAATAAAATAAGACAAAGAGCAATGATGCACGCTCTTTATAACTTATTAAAAATATTAAAATAA
- a CDS encoding LOG family protein, with the protein MKKKNVTVYCGASFGVDASYQDITRKLGEWIGKNNYNLVYGGGRSGLMGLIADSVLENGGKVTGIITHFLSEREIAHDGITKLIKVDTMSERKKKMADLADIFIALPGGPGTLEEITEVVSWAVLALHPCPCIFFNYDNYYNHIRDFYDLMVEKGYMKKEAREKLCFTDSFEEMEKFIATYVPPKAREYHGE; encoded by the coding sequence ATGAAAAAAAAGAATGTTACAGTATATTGTGGGGCATCATTTGGAGTTGATGCATCATATCAAGATATAACTAGAAAACTTGGAGAATGGATAGGAAAAAATAATTATAATCTTGTTTACGGTGGAGGTAGATCTGGTTTAATGGGACTGATTGCTGATTCAGTTCTTGAAAATGGTGGAAAAGTTACAGGAATAATAACTCATTTTCTATCTGAAAGAGAGATTGCTCATGATGGTATAACTAAACTTATAAAAGTAGATACTATGTCAGAAAGAAAAAAGAAAATGGCAGATTTAGCTGATATCTTTATAGCACTTCCTGGAGGACCTGGAACTTTAGAAGAAATAACTGAAGTTGTTTCTTGGGCAGTTTTGGCTTTACATCCTTGTCCTTGTATATTTTTTAATTATGATAATTACTACAACCATATCAGAGATTTTTATGATTTAATGGTTGAAAAAGGATATATGAAAAAAGAAGCAAGAGAAAAACTTTGCTTCACTGATTCTTTTGAAGAAATGGAAAAATTTATAGCTACTTATGTACCACCAAAAGCAAGAGAATATCACGGAGAATAA
- a CDS encoding helix-turn-helix domain-containing protein — MTIGEKLKKSRNDKGMSLRELATKVDLSASFLSQIEQGKASPSIENLKKIAHTLDVRVAYLIEDEEDDIRNIEFVKAANVRYIESIDSNIKMGLLLASNKEKNMEPIIYEIGIDGESGRDYYSHGNSEEFIYILEGELEVYVANKKYKLAKGDSLYFKSSLNHRFKNTSKKEVKALWVVSPPTF, encoded by the coding sequence ATGACTATAGGTGAGAAATTAAAGAAAAGTAGAAACGATAAAGGAATGTCTTTAAGAGAACTTGCAACAAAAGTGGATTTATCAGCAAGTTTCTTATCTCAAATTGAGCAAGGAAAAGCTTCTCCTTCAATAGAAAATTTAAAGAAGATAGCTCACACTCTAGATGTTAGAGTTGCATATCTTATTGAAGATGAAGAGGACGATATTAGAAATATAGAATTTGTTAAGGCTGCAAATGTAAGATATATAGAAAGTATTGATTCAAATATCAAAATGGGACTTTTACTTGCAAGCAACAAAGAAAAGAACATGGAACCTATAATTTATGAAATAGGTATAGATGGTGAAAGTGGAAGAGACTATTATAGTCATGGTAATTCGGAAGAATTTATATATATATTAGAAGGTGAACTAGAAGTGTATGTGGCTAATAAAAAATATAAATTAGCAAAAGGTGATAGCCTATATTTCAAATCTAGTTTAAACCATAGATTTAAAAATACTTCGAAAAAAGAAGTAAAAGCATTGTGGGTAGTTAGCCCACCAACATTTTAA
- the mnmA gene encoding tRNA 2-thiouridine(34) synthase MnmA, with product MIDVKNVASEFSKYIEFDSNKKGIKVGVAMSGGVDSSTVAYLLKQQGYDIFGVTMKTFKDEDSDAKKVCDDLGIEHYVLDVRDEFKEKVMDYFVNEYMNGRTPNPCMVCNRHIKFGKMLDFILSKGASFMATGHYTKLKNGLLSVGDDSNKDQVYFLSQIQKDRLSKILFPVGDLEKPKLRELAEQIGVRVYSKKDSQEICFVDDGKLKEFLIENTKGKAEKPGNIVDKNGKILGKHKGFSFYTIGQRKGLGISSEEPLYVLAFDKDNNNIIVGENEDLFKDELTATRLNLFSVPSLESLDNLECFAKTRSRDVLHKCVLKKNGDNFQVKFIDNKVRAITPGQGIVFYNNDGNVIAGGFIES from the coding sequence ATGATAGATGTAAAGAATGTTGCTAGTGAATTCAGTAAGTATATTGAATTTGATAGTAATAAAAAAGGTATTAAAGTTGGTGTAGCTATGAGTGGAGGTGTGGATAGCTCTACAGTTGCTTACCTATTAAAACAACAAGGTTACGATATTTTTGGAGTAACTATGAAAACATTTAAAGATGAGGATTCAGATGCTAAAAAAGTATGTGATGACTTAGGGATAGAACACTATGTTTTAGATGTTAGAGATGAGTTTAAAGAAAAGGTTATGGATTATTTTGTAAATGAATACATGAATGGAAGAACTCCTAATCCTTGTATGGTTTGCAATAGACATATAAAATTTGGAAAAATGCTAGATTTTATCTTATCTAAAGGGGCTAGTTTTATGGCAACTGGGCATTATACTAAACTAAAAAATGGATTATTGAGTGTTGGAGATGACTCTAACAAGGATCAAGTTTATTTTCTATCTCAAATTCAAAAAGATAGATTAAGTAAGATTCTTTTTCCAGTTGGAGATTTAGAAAAACCTAAATTAAGAGAACTTGCTGAACAAATTGGAGTAAGAGTATATTCTAAAAAAGATTCACAAGAAATTTGCTTCGTAGATGATGGAAAATTAAAAGAATTTTTAATTGAAAACACTAAAGGAAAGGCAGAAAAGCCAGGAAATATTGTGGATAAAAATGGAAAGATTTTAGGGAAACATAAAGGATTCTCATTCTATACTATAGGGCAAAGAAAAGGTTTAGGAATATCTAGTGAAGAGCCACTATATGTTTTAGCCTTTGATAAAGATAATAACAATATCATAGTTGGAGAAAATGAAGATTTATTTAAAGATGAGCTTACTGCTACAAGATTAAATTTGTTTTCAGTTCCAAGTTTGGAAAGTTTAGATAATTTAGAATGTTTTGCAAAAACACGTTCAAGAGATGTTTTACATAAATGTGTTTTAAAGAAAAATGGAGATAATTTCCAAGTGAAATTTATAGACAATAAAGTTAGAGCTATTACACCAGGACAAGGAATTGTTTTTTACAATAACGATGGCAATGTAATAGCAGGTGGTTTTATTGAAAGTTAG
- the mscL gene encoding large-conductance mechanosensitive channel protein MscL: MKLVDEFKAFVMRGNVVDMAVGVIIGAAFGKIVTSLVNDIFMPIIGMIIGNVDFTSLEIKIGEPVEGAEQAAIKYGMFIQEIVNFLIIALCIFMVIKLINKAKKKKEEEPAPAPEPTKEEVLLTEIRDALKKMADK, translated from the coding sequence ATGAAATTAGTTGATGAATTTAAAGCATTTGTAATGCGTGGTAATGTGGTTGATATGGCAGTTGGGGTTATCATTGGAGCAGCTTTTGGTAAAATAGTAACAAGCTTAGTTAATGATATCTTTATGCCAATTATAGGAATGATAATAGGAAATGTAGATTTTACTAGTTTAGAAATTAAAATAGGAGAACCTGTTGAAGGAGCAGAACAAGCAGCTATTAAATATGGTATGTTCATTCAAGAAATAGTAAATTTCCTTATAATTGCACTTTGTATTTTTATGGTTATAAAACTAATCAATAAAGCAAAAAAGAAAAAAGAAGAAGAGCCTGCTCCAGCACCTGAACCAACAAAAGAAGAAGTATTACTTACTGAAATAAGAGATGCTTTAAAGAAAATGGCAGACAAATAA
- the dnaN gene encoding DNA polymerase III subunit beta, with the protein MHIKVNRQNFLTAVRIVEKSIKDNKIKPILSCVYAKVKDNKVYFTGTNLDTTIKTSIDVNEVIREGEVAFSPSIIDEYLKEIKDEFVVLRVENGNILFIETEDSTTEYDVFTTEDYPNTFENINLNENNFKFEMPSQELVEIFEKVLFSADTPDNIAMNCIRIESNNKTLNFVSTNTYRLTYLKKDVEKEINDFAVSVPADTISSIVKIVKGLDNELIKIYKEDAHLYFKYKETTIITKLIELRFPNYADILSNITYDKKLSINNETFTNLLKRVLIFSRSNMESKYSSTYQFKHGDNGESKLIISALNDIARINEELNISFEGEDLKISLNSKYLLEFIQNIPKEKELVLEFMYANSAVKVYEKDNENYIYILMPLALRD; encoded by the coding sequence ATGCATATTAAAGTAAATAGACAAAATTTTTTAACAGCTGTTAGAATAGTTGAAAAATCAATAAAAGATAATAAGATTAAACCAATTCTTTCTTGTGTTTATGCAAAAGTTAAGGATAATAAAGTATATTTTACTGGAACAAATTTAGATACAACTATAAAGACTTCTATAGATGTAAATGAAGTCATAAGAGAAGGAGAAGTTGCTTTTAGTCCTTCTATCATAGATGAATATTTAAAAGAAATAAAAGATGAGTTTGTAGTTTTAAGAGTTGAAAATGGAAATATTCTATTTATTGAAACTGAAGATTCTACAACAGAATATGATGTGTTTACTACGGAAGATTATCCAAATACATTTGAGAATATAAATTTAAATGAAAATAACTTTAAATTTGAAATGCCTAGTCAAGAGCTAGTTGAAATCTTTGAGAAAGTTTTATTCTCAGCTGATACTCCAGATAATATAGCTATGAACTGTATTAGAATAGAAAGTAATAATAAGACTTTAAATTTTGTTTCAACTAATACTTATCGTTTAACTTATTTAAAGAAAGATGTAGAAAAAGAAATTAATGACTTTGCAGTAAGCGTTCCAGCTGACACTATTTCTTCTATTGTTAAAATTGTTAAAGGTTTAGATAATGAGCTTATAAAAATCTATAAGGAAGATGCTCATCTATATTTTAAATATAAGGAAACTACTATAATTACAAAATTAATTGAGTTAAGATTCCCTAATTATGCAGATATATTATCAAATATAACTTATGATAAAAAATTATCTATAAATAATGAAACATTTACTAATTTATTAAAAAGAGTTTTAATTTTCTCAAGAAGTAATATGGAATCTAAATATTCATCGACTTATCAATTTAAACATGGTGACAATGGAGAAAGTAAGTTAATAATATCAGCTTTAAATGATATTGCAAGAATAAATGAAGAGTTAAATATCAGCTTTGAAGGTGAAGATTTAAAAATTTCTTTAAATTCTAAATATTTATTAGAATTTATACAAAATATTCCTAAAGAAAAAGAATTAGTTTTAGAATTTATGTATGCTAATTCAGCAGTAAAAGTATATGAAAAAGATAATGAAAATTATATTTATATATTGATGCCATTGGCATTAAGAGATTAA
- the plsY gene encoding glycerol-3-phosphate 1-O-acyltransferase PlsY, with the protein MTLFLLMVLAYFFGAIPSGVWLGKIFKNIDVRDYGSKNSGATNSYRVLGAKLGTAVLIMDVLKGFLPLYIASKFDLEYNDLVLIGLVAILAHTYSCFISFRGGKGVATSLGVFLFLIPVITLILLAIFMVIVYFTRYISLGSISAAFLLPIFTFFSDKGSYLFVLSLIIGIFVIYRHKANISRLLSGTESKFKF; encoded by the coding sequence ATGACTTTATTTCTTTTAATGGTACTAGCATATTTTTTTGGAGCAATTCCAAGTGGAGTATGGCTAGGTAAAATTTTTAAAAATATAGATGTAAGAGATTATGGAAGTAAAAATAGTGGAGCTACAAATTCATACAGAGTTTTAGGTGCAAAGCTAGGAACAGCAGTATTGATAATGGATGTTCTTAAAGGTTTTCTTCCTTTATACATTGCTAGCAAGTTTGACTTAGAATACAATGATTTAGTTTTAATAGGTTTAGTTGCAATCTTAGCTCATACTTATTCTTGTTTCATATCTTTTAGAGGTGGAAAAGGAGTTGCAACAAGTTTAGGAGTATTTTTATTCTTAATACCAGTAATAACTTTAATATTGTTAGCTATATTTATGGTGATAGTATATTTTACAAGATATATATCATTAGGTTCTATATCAGCAGCCTTTTTATTGCCTATTTTTACATTTTTTTCAGATAAAGGATCGTATTTATTTGTACTATCATTGATAATAGGAATCTTTGTAATATATAGACATAAAGCAAATATTTCAAGACTACTTAGTGGAACTGAAAGTAAATTTAAATTTTAA